The following coding sequences are from one Dermacentor silvarum isolate Dsil-2018 chromosome 4, BIME_Dsil_1.4, whole genome shotgun sequence window:
- the LOC119449492 gene encoding autophagy-related protein 13 isoform X3, with protein MSTVMKLSPHDRKELDKFTLFLACKSVQVIVQSRFGVKQKTKSKPHASLSDWQFNLDIPDLPEIQTRVNEAMAGQIPEPGGPSLCTQISLQTVDGDTLVLEVWQLSVSNVCDSSVRAIYTVYNRMSLLLKSLITITRVTPAYRLSHNQSRDSYIICFNVYMGEPQLDLLGEDYKRVQVGQVGTPTGTLTLGVVYRTKMTISPQQAVNQTHPAMMLKSDYFKPDLSPRGMRMRPRRKDGGDGLGEMQQGAFAPPCPRDLKEIAAREDESPWPLPKPAFSSLLSMPAKSTTSSNSRSEEDNDSDVNEPFVEPREVLLPAEDFVLVELKPPFADGEEGGTDLGTFFQECQSAPMLSSFSCQPTLEQQVSEISAHLAALESSLPDLDQFVESVCQSDSLK; from the exons ATGTCGACAGTCATGAAGCTCTCCCCGCACGATAGGAAAGAACTGGACAAGTTCACCCTGTTCTTGGCCTGCAAGTCTGTTCAAGTGATCGTGCAGTCTCGCTTCGGCGTAAAGCAAAAAACGAAATCTAAGCCACACGCCTCGTTGTCGGACTGG CAGTTCAACTTGGACATACCAGACCTGCCCGAGATCCAGACACGAGTGAATGAAGCCATGGCCGGCCAGATACCCGAGCCAGGCGGGCCCAGCCTCTGTACGCAGATTTCACTTCAGACTGTCGACGGGGACACTCTGGTGCTGGAGGTGTGGCAGCTCTCCGTGAGCAATGTCTGCGACTCTTCCGTCCGGGCCATCTACACAGTCTACAACCGCATGAGTCTCCTACTAAAATCGCTCATCACCATCACGCGTGTGACGCCAGCGTACAGGCTGTCACATAACCAAAGTCGTGACTCCTACATCATCTGCTTCAATGTCTACATGGGAGAGCCACAG CTAGACCTGTTGGGCGAGGACTACAAGCGAGTGCAGGTGGGCCAAGTGGGAACACCCACGGGCACGCTGACCCTGGGAGTGGTCTACCGCACCAAGATGACCATCTCCCCTCAGCAGGCTGTTAACCAGACCCACCCTGCCATGATGCTTAAGAGCGACTACTTCAAGCCAGACCTCAGTCCTCGAGGAATGCGGATGCGGCCTAG ACGCAAAGACGGGGGTGACGGTCTTGGTGAGATGCAACAGGGTGCCTTTGCCCCTCCTTGTCCGCGAGATCTCAAGGAGATTGCGGCCAGGGAGGATGAGAGCCCCTGGCCTTTGCCAAAGCCTGCCTTCTCCTCGCTCCTCTCCATGCCTGCCAAGTCAACCACGAGTAGCAACTCGCGATCCGAAGAGGACAATGACTCTGACGTCAACGAGCCCTTTGTCGAGCCCCGGGAGGTGCTGCTTCCAGCCGAGGACTTCGTGCTGGTTGAATTG AAACCTCCATTTGCTGATGGCGAGGAAGGTGGCACTGACTTGGGCACATTCTTCCAGGAGTGTCAGAGTGCACCGATGCTGTCTTCATTTTCCTGCCAGCCAACGCTAGAGCAGCAAGTGTCCGAAATTAGTGCACATCTGGCCGCACTGGAGTCCAGTCTGCCTGACCTGGATCAGTTCGTCGAGTCTGTTTGCCAAAGTGATTCTCTGAAGTGA
- the LOC119449492 gene encoding autophagy-related protein 13 isoform X1 gives MSTVMKLSPHDRKELDKFTLFLACKSVQVIVQSRFGVKQKTKSKPHASLSDWQFNLDIPDLPEIQTRVNEAMAGQIPEPGGPSLCTQISLQTVDGDTLVLEVWQLSVSNVCDSSVRAIYTVYNRMSLLLKSLITITRVTPAYRLSHNQSRDSYIICFNVYMGEPQLDLLGEDYKRVQVGQVGTPTGTLTLGVVYRTKMTISPQQAVNQTHPAMMLKSDYFKPDLSPRGMRMRPSTDVATDAVKRSDKDLPPEGIRRQSSVAGHNGCANGRKDGGDGLGEMQQGAFAPPCPRDLKEIAAREDESPWPLPKPAFSSLLSMPAKSTTSSNSRSEEDNDSDVNEPFVEPREVLLPAEDFVLVELKPPFADGEEGGTDLGTFFQECQSAPMLSSFSCQPTLEQQVSEISAHLAALESSLPDLDQFVESVCQSDSLK, from the exons ATGTCGACAGTCATGAAGCTCTCCCCGCACGATAGGAAAGAACTGGACAAGTTCACCCTGTTCTTGGCCTGCAAGTCTGTTCAAGTGATCGTGCAGTCTCGCTTCGGCGTAAAGCAAAAAACGAAATCTAAGCCACACGCCTCGTTGTCGGACTGG CAGTTCAACTTGGACATACCAGACCTGCCCGAGATCCAGACACGAGTGAATGAAGCCATGGCCGGCCAGATACCCGAGCCAGGCGGGCCCAGCCTCTGTACGCAGATTTCACTTCAGACTGTCGACGGGGACACTCTGGTGCTGGAGGTGTGGCAGCTCTCCGTGAGCAATGTCTGCGACTCTTCCGTCCGGGCCATCTACACAGTCTACAACCGCATGAGTCTCCTACTAAAATCGCTCATCACCATCACGCGTGTGACGCCAGCGTACAGGCTGTCACATAACCAAAGTCGTGACTCCTACATCATCTGCTTCAATGTCTACATGGGAGAGCCACAG CTAGACCTGTTGGGCGAGGACTACAAGCGAGTGCAGGTGGGCCAAGTGGGAACACCCACGGGCACGCTGACCCTGGGAGTGGTCTACCGCACCAAGATGACCATCTCCCCTCAGCAGGCTGTTAACCAGACCCACCCTGCCATGATGCTTAAGAGCGACTACTTCAAGCCAGACCTCAGTCCTCGAGGAATGCGGATGCGGCCTAG CACGGACGTAGCAACTGATGCCGTAAAGCGAAGCGACAAAGACTTGCCTCCAGAAGGGATCAGGAGGCAAAGCAGCGTTGCAGGTCACAACGGATGTGCTAATGG ACGCAAAGACGGGGGTGACGGTCTTGGTGAGATGCAACAGGGTGCCTTTGCCCCTCCTTGTCCGCGAGATCTCAAGGAGATTGCGGCCAGGGAGGATGAGAGCCCCTGGCCTTTGCCAAAGCCTGCCTTCTCCTCGCTCCTCTCCATGCCTGCCAAGTCAACCACGAGTAGCAACTCGCGATCCGAAGAGGACAATGACTCTGACGTCAACGAGCCCTTTGTCGAGCCCCGGGAGGTGCTGCTTCCAGCCGAGGACTTCGTGCTGGTTGAATTG AAACCTCCATTTGCTGATGGCGAGGAAGGTGGCACTGACTTGGGCACATTCTTCCAGGAGTGTCAGAGTGCACCGATGCTGTCTTCATTTTCCTGCCAGCCAACGCTAGAGCAGCAAGTGTCCGAAATTAGTGCACATCTGGCCGCACTGGAGTCCAGTCTGCCTGACCTGGATCAGTTCGTCGAGTCTGTTTGCCAAAGTGATTCTCTGAAGTGA
- the LOC119449492 gene encoding autophagy-related protein 13 isoform X2, whose protein sequence is MSTVMKLSPHDRKELDKFTLFLACKSVQVIVQSRFGVKQKTKSKPHASLSDWFNLDIPDLPEIQTRVNEAMAGQIPEPGGPSLCTQISLQTVDGDTLVLEVWQLSVSNVCDSSVRAIYTVYNRMSLLLKSLITITRVTPAYRLSHNQSRDSYIICFNVYMGEPQLDLLGEDYKRVQVGQVGTPTGTLTLGVVYRTKMTISPQQAVNQTHPAMMLKSDYFKPDLSPRGMRMRPSTDVATDAVKRSDKDLPPEGIRRQSSVAGHNGCANGRKDGGDGLGEMQQGAFAPPCPRDLKEIAAREDESPWPLPKPAFSSLLSMPAKSTTSSNSRSEEDNDSDVNEPFVEPREVLLPAEDFVLVELKPPFADGEEGGTDLGTFFQECQSAPMLSSFSCQPTLEQQVSEISAHLAALESSLPDLDQFVESVCQSDSLK, encoded by the exons ATGTCGACAGTCATGAAGCTCTCCCCGCACGATAGGAAAGAACTGGACAAGTTCACCCTGTTCTTGGCCTGCAAGTCTGTTCAAGTGATCGTGCAGTCTCGCTTCGGCGTAAAGCAAAAAACGAAATCTAAGCCACACGCCTCGTTGTCGGACTGG TTCAACTTGGACATACCAGACCTGCCCGAGATCCAGACACGAGTGAATGAAGCCATGGCCGGCCAGATACCCGAGCCAGGCGGGCCCAGCCTCTGTACGCAGATTTCACTTCAGACTGTCGACGGGGACACTCTGGTGCTGGAGGTGTGGCAGCTCTCCGTGAGCAATGTCTGCGACTCTTCCGTCCGGGCCATCTACACAGTCTACAACCGCATGAGTCTCCTACTAAAATCGCTCATCACCATCACGCGTGTGACGCCAGCGTACAGGCTGTCACATAACCAAAGTCGTGACTCCTACATCATCTGCTTCAATGTCTACATGGGAGAGCCACAG CTAGACCTGTTGGGCGAGGACTACAAGCGAGTGCAGGTGGGCCAAGTGGGAACACCCACGGGCACGCTGACCCTGGGAGTGGTCTACCGCACCAAGATGACCATCTCCCCTCAGCAGGCTGTTAACCAGACCCACCCTGCCATGATGCTTAAGAGCGACTACTTCAAGCCAGACCTCAGTCCTCGAGGAATGCGGATGCGGCCTAG CACGGACGTAGCAACTGATGCCGTAAAGCGAAGCGACAAAGACTTGCCTCCAGAAGGGATCAGGAGGCAAAGCAGCGTTGCAGGTCACAACGGATGTGCTAATGG ACGCAAAGACGGGGGTGACGGTCTTGGTGAGATGCAACAGGGTGCCTTTGCCCCTCCTTGTCCGCGAGATCTCAAGGAGATTGCGGCCAGGGAGGATGAGAGCCCCTGGCCTTTGCCAAAGCCTGCCTTCTCCTCGCTCCTCTCCATGCCTGCCAAGTCAACCACGAGTAGCAACTCGCGATCCGAAGAGGACAATGACTCTGACGTCAACGAGCCCTTTGTCGAGCCCCGGGAGGTGCTGCTTCCAGCCGAGGACTTCGTGCTGGTTGAATTG AAACCTCCATTTGCTGATGGCGAGGAAGGTGGCACTGACTTGGGCACATTCTTCCAGGAGTGTCAGAGTGCACCGATGCTGTCTTCATTTTCCTGCCAGCCAACGCTAGAGCAGCAAGTGTCCGAAATTAGTGCACATCTGGCCGCACTGGAGTCCAGTCTGCCTGACCTGGATCAGTTCGTCGAGTCTGTTTGCCAAAGTGATTCTCTGAAGTGA
- the LOC119449494 gene encoding phosphatidylinositol 3,4,5-trisphosphate 3-phosphatase TPTE2 — MVKYTQFANESMEQIGATSSNGTTGQEASEVVEIEKSHQLNSSAFDQPSEPVRRHVTLKRFVEHLGFRLFSFSLIIIDISVLIADLCQPNKPAHVENAYDIVALCFVSFFVIEILFRIYAQGTGEFLKRWYNAVDFIVVMLSFVATVAYVSVEISGYYKLLVIGRVVRIVGLLRIYTEKKNLTKGARLMVSENKRRYRQDGFDLDLVYVTDRIIAMSYPSSGKMSWYRNPIQEVERFFNTKHPNHYRIYNMCSERTYDNSHFNGCIERYLIGDHNVPLLRDATEFVAKAQAFLNEDPENVVAVHCKGGKGRTGTMICMLLIHNGLFESAQASLEYFGNVRTDKTVGTKFQGVETPSQSRYVEYFQEVKEKYDGVVPDEVPLKVIEIRIYKLSGVGQGTGTDFSCEVFEANSKVHEMDFGRQMNCQVHYRSEADVLEVKPFNFPVIKGDMKFKFSCQSPSVPRGYEDCPFYFWFHTSFIKDNKLFLPRDVLDNPHKPKTWKVYDAGFAIELLFANPS; from the exons ATGGTGAAGTACACGCAGTTCGCAAACGAAAGCATGGAGCAAATAGGAGCGACGAGCAGCAACGGAACGACCGGCCAAGAGGCATCTGAGGTGGTCGAGATTGAGAAAAGCCACCAACTGAACAGCAGCGCTTTTGATCAGCCCAGCGAGCCAGTCCGAAG GCATGTCACGCTAAAGAGATTTGTGGAACACCTTGGATTCAG ACTTTTCAGTTTTTCTCTAATTATTATTGACATAAGTGTGCTAATAGCAGACTTGTGTCAACCAAACAAGCCGGCACATGTTGAGAACGCATATGACATAGTGGCGCTATGCTTTGTTTCCTTCTTTGTTATCGAGATCCTCTTTCGGATATATGCACAAGG TACTGGAGAGTTCCTGAAGCGCTGGTACAATGCTGTGGACTTCATTGTAGTCATGCTCTCGTTTGTTGCCACAGTTGCATATGTCTCTGTCGAAATATCCGGGTACTACAA ACTTCTGGTGATTGGTCGAGTGGTTCGCATAGTTGGCCTCCTTCGAATCTACACTGAAAAGAAAAATTTGACCAAGGGAGCCAGACTCATGGTGTCCGAGAATAAGCGACGGTACAGGCAAGACGGCTTTGATCTTGACCTTGTTTACGTGACTG ATAGGATCATTGCAATGTCATATCCATCATCTGGAAAGATGTCATGGTACCGAAACCCAATTCAA GAAGTGGAGAGATTTTTCAACACAAAACATCCAAACCACTATCGCATCTACAATATGTGCA GTGAACGCACCTATGACAACAGCCACTTCAATGGTTGCATTGAACGCTACTTAATTGGTGATCACAACGTACCTTTACTTAG GGATGCAACAGAGTTCGTGGCAAAGGCTCAAGCATTCTTGAATGAGGATCCTGAAAATGTAGTGGCTGTGCATTGTAAAGGTGGCAAAGGAAGGACAGGAACTATGATTTGTATGCTGCTCATACACAATGGCCTATTTGAATCTGCTCAG GCAAGCCTGGAATACTTCGGAAATGTTCGCACAGACAAGACCGTTGGGACCAAGTTTCAGGGTGTTGAAACCCCTAGTCAG AGCCGGTACGTAGAATACTTTCAGGAAGTGAAGGAGAAGTATGATGGAGTGGTGCCTGATGAGGTTCCATTAAAAGTCATAGAAATAAGGATCTACAAGTTGTCAG GGGTTggacaaggcacaggaacagactTTTCATGTGAAGTCTTTGAAGCCAATTCGAAGGTGCACGAGATGGACTTTGGACGTCAAATGAACTGTCAG gtGCACTACCGTTCCGAAGCTGATGTTCTTGAAGTGAAGCCGTTTAACTTCCCTGTTATTAAAGGGGACATGAAATTCAAGTTTTCCTGCCAAAGT ccatCTGTGCCTCGAGGCTATGAAGACTGCCCGTTTTACTTCTGGTTCCACACCAGCTTCATCAAAGACAACAA GCTGTTCTTGCCAAGAGATGTTCTTGATAACCCTCACAAGCCGAAGACGTGGAAGGTGTATGACGCCGGCTTTGCCATTGAGCTACTCTTCGCCAATCCGTCCTGA